In one Anaerolineales bacterium genomic region, the following are encoded:
- a CDS encoding dimethylmenaquinone methyltransferase, whose protein sequence is MTVQSAISPEIIQAFRKITTASVADALWGLGFSGHMDHEIKPFMKVKIVGPAVTVREEPTTERIPPSHALELIDQSPAGSVIVIAIDGFRDVAVWGGLMTAGAVVNGIEGAVLDGGVRDVEEIERDFGFPVFSRSICPATTVGRFKTVAANEPVNVGGVTVNPGDLIVGDRDGVIVVLSNLVEAVLKDAQDIEDREREQTRLIHETKSLLKGLEKYQRI, encoded by the coding sequence ATGACTGTACAAAGTGCCATTTCGCCTGAAATTATCCAGGCCTTTCGCAAGATTACCACCGCTTCGGTAGCTGATGCGTTGTGGGGGTTGGGGTTCTCTGGCCATATGGACCATGAGATCAAGCCTTTCATGAAGGTCAAAATCGTTGGACCCGCAGTGACCGTGCGCGAAGAACCAACTACCGAGAGGATCCCTCCCAGCCATGCTTTGGAGCTCATCGATCAGAGTCCAGCGGGTAGTGTCATCGTGATTGCCATTGACGGCTTCCGTGATGTTGCAGTCTGGGGTGGTCTAATGACGGCTGGCGCAGTAGTTAACGGTATCGAGGGGGCGGTACTGGATGGTGGTGTGAGGGATGTAGAAGAGATTGAGCGTGATTTCGGTTTCCCTGTGTTCTCCCGCAGCATTTGCCCGGCCACGACAGTCGGAAGGTTCAAGACGGTAGCAGCCAACGAGCCAGTTAACGTTGGAGGGGTCACTGTCAACCCTGGCGATTTGATCGTGGGAGACCGGGATGGCGTGATCGTGGTGCTATCCAACCTGGTGGAAGCCGTGCTCAAGGATGCGCAGGATATCGAGGATCGCGAGCGTGAGCAAACTCGCTTGATTCACGAGACCAAGTCGCTGCTCAAAGGGCTTGAAAAATACCAGCGCATTTAA
- a CDS encoding aldo/keto reductase, with protein sequence MQTRKLGWTDLQFTTIGYGSWALGGGDWVWSWGPQDDQASVGTIVRAMELGINWIDTAAVYGLGHSEEVVGMALKKLPRRPILATKCSLVWDSTKKVTAQLKKQSVRAQFDASLRRLGVDEIDLYQIHWPNPDEDIEEGWSTMADLVKEGKVRYIGVSNFSVEQLKRVQPIHRVASLQPPYSMLKRDFERELMGYCAANQIGVVVYSPMQKGLLTGKFQDRLGHLAADDHRLTDPDFQDPRLKTHLELVEQLRPIAAKHGLTVAQLAIAWVLRCPEVTSAIVGARKPSQIEETVAAGEWALPVEDSQLLDKLLAAHDLALPKE encoded by the coding sequence ATGCAAACGAGAAAACTGGGCTGGACAGATCTACAATTCACGACCATTGGCTATGGCAGCTGGGCCTTGGGCGGGGGTGATTGGGTATGGAGTTGGGGACCGCAGGACGATCAAGCCTCCGTGGGTACGATTGTGCGGGCGATGGAGCTTGGCATAAACTGGATTGACACCGCGGCAGTCTACGGCTTGGGCCACTCCGAAGAAGTGGTCGGCATGGCGTTGAAGAAACTTCCCCGTCGGCCTATTCTGGCGACAAAGTGCAGCCTGGTATGGGATTCAACCAAGAAAGTAACTGCCCAATTAAAGAAACAGAGCGTGCGCGCTCAGTTTGATGCCAGCCTTCGCCGTCTCGGAGTGGACGAGATCGATCTATACCAAATCCACTGGCCGAACCCGGATGAGGATATTGAAGAAGGTTGGAGTACGATGGCTGACCTGGTAAAGGAAGGCAAGGTTCGTTACATTGGCGTCAGCAACTTCAGCGTTGAGCAGCTCAAGCGAGTCCAACCGATCCATCGCGTCGCGTCCCTCCAGCCACCTTACAGCATGCTGAAACGCGACTTTGAAAGGGAATTGATGGGATATTGTGCTGCCAACCAGATTGGGGTGGTGGTCTATAGTCCAATGCAAAAAGGGTTACTCACTGGAAAATTCCAGGATCGCCTGGGACATTTAGCAGCCGATGACCACCGCTTAACTGACCCGGACTTTCAGGATCCTCGGCTCAAAACTCACCTGGAGCTGGTAGAACAATTACGTCCGATTGCTGCCAAACACGGCTTGACCGTGGCGCAATTGGCTATTGCATGGGTATTGCGGTGCCCGGAAGTCACCTCGGCGATCGTAGGCGCACGTAAGCCCTCTCAGATCGAAGAGACAGTCGCGGCTGGCGAATGGGCTCTCCCTGTTGAAGACAGCCAGTTGTTGGACAAATTACTGGCGGCGCATGACCTGGCCTTGCCGAAAGAATGA
- a CDS encoding 2-deoxy-D-gluconate 3-dehydrogenase, translating to MTTSFSIEGKRAIITGAARGLGRGMAQGLHEAGAELALIDMADNIQAIAKEMGAQGKRVVGVQADLSHRDELKRGFDEAVKALGGLDILVNNAGITRWSQAEAMTEADWDIVLEVNLNSVFFLAQLAGQHMLKQGHGKIVNIASLLSFGGGYLTVGYAASKGGVAQMTKALANEWSGKGINVNAIAPGYMATEMNIPLMEDPARNKLIMDRVPAGRWGLPEDLVGALIFLSSSASDYVHGVLLPVDGAFLAR from the coding sequence ATGACTACCAGTTTTTCGATCGAAGGGAAAAGAGCAATTATTACTGGTGCAGCGCGTGGGTTGGGTCGAGGCATGGCACAGGGTTTACATGAGGCAGGTGCTGAACTGGCGCTGATTGATATGGCGGATAACATTCAAGCCATCGCCAAGGAGATGGGGGCTCAGGGGAAGCGTGTTGTAGGTGTTCAAGCGGATCTCTCTCACCGGGATGAGCTCAAGCGTGGTTTTGATGAAGCAGTGAAGGCGCTGGGTGGCCTGGACATCCTTGTGAATAATGCCGGTATCACTCGCTGGAGCCAGGCCGAAGCGATGACCGAAGCCGATTGGGATATCGTTTTGGAAGTGAATCTAAATTCGGTCTTTTTTCTTGCACAGCTGGCCGGGCAGCACATGCTGAAACAAGGACACGGTAAAATTGTAAACATCGCCTCGCTGTTAAGTTTTGGCGGAGGTTACCTGACTGTGGGTTATGCTGCCAGCAAGGGGGGTGTAGCCCAGATGACGAAAGCCCTGGCAAATGAATGGTCTGGCAAGGGAATAAATGTAAATGCCATCGCTCCAGGATATATGGCCACCGAAATGAATATCCCGCTAATGGAAGACCCTGCCCGTAATAAACTCATTATGGATCGGGTTCCAGCCGGGCGGTGGGGCTTGCCAGAGGATTTGGTTGGTGCGTTAATTTTCCTATCATCCTCTGCATCCGACTATGTGCATGGCGTTCTCCTGCCCGTCGATGGTGCATTCCTGGCTCGATGA
- a CDS encoding ABC transporter ATP-binding protein: protein MATITLENVSKTYGNKVEAVRGINFEVKDGEFIALLGPSGCGKSSTMRMIAGLEDITSGTIYFDGKPVNLLRPRDRKVAMAFETYALYPTLTVYENLAFPLRSAGWDKEKVDAKVQEYAQLLELTRLMDRVPSDLSGGQAQRVGLARALVREPACFLLDEPISHLDTRQRHRMRQIIKRLHLEKGFTMIYVTHDQEEAMAMADRVVVMHEGTIRQIGTPAEIYRDPADNFVAGFVGEPPMNFLEGSPNLCDGQWMFRSGDRQFPLPEWMQAGGEKLPGNLTLGIRPFNVAVTTDSDIPYDAAGEVFVEENLCDYSIVAVDMTDVRFQAVTPTSFTVQRHQPVYLKFDPVFMRFFDKETGKAISAPRD, encoded by the coding sequence GTGGCAACCATTACTCTTGAAAATGTTTCAAAAACATATGGCAATAAAGTTGAGGCTGTGCGGGGTATTAATTTTGAGGTCAAGGATGGTGAGTTTATTGCCCTGTTAGGCCCTTCAGGCTGCGGTAAATCTTCCACCATGCGTATGATCGCAGGCCTGGAGGATATCACCAGTGGAACGATTTACTTTGACGGCAAGCCGGTAAACCTGCTACGCCCACGCGATCGAAAAGTGGCAATGGCATTTGAGACCTATGCCTTGTACCCTACTCTGACGGTCTATGAAAACCTGGCATTCCCGCTCCGCTCAGCAGGTTGGGATAAGGAGAAAGTTGATGCAAAGGTACAGGAGTATGCCCAATTATTGGAGCTTACTCGCCTGATGGACCGTGTGCCGAGTGATCTGAGTGGTGGTCAGGCACAACGTGTTGGCCTGGCGCGAGCCCTGGTGCGCGAGCCAGCTTGTTTCTTGCTAGACGAGCCCATCTCGCATCTTGATACACGCCAGCGCCACCGCATGCGCCAGATCATCAAGCGACTGCACCTGGAAAAAGGTTTTACTATGATCTATGTGACCCACGACCAGGAAGAAGCCATGGCGATGGCTGATCGCGTGGTGGTGATGCATGAGGGCACCATCCGCCAGATAGGAACCCCGGCTGAAATTTATCGTGATCCAGCCGATAATTTTGTGGCTGGCTTCGTGGGCGAACCTCCTATGAATTTCCTGGAAGGCTCACCCAATCTCTGCGATGGACAGTGGATGTTTCGCTCTGGTGACCGGCAGTTCCCACTGCCGGAGTGGATGCAGGCTGGAGGCGAAAAACTGCCCGGAAATCTTACCCTGGGCATCCGCCCGTTTAATGTCGCGGTAACCACGGATAGCGACATACCTTATGATGCTGCGGGTGAAGTCTTTGTGGAAGAGAACCTGTGTGATTATAGTATTGTGGCAGTCGATATGACGGATGTGCGTTTCCAGGCGGTAACACCGACCTCATTCACGGTCCAGCGCCATCAACCGGTTTACCTGAAATTTGACCCGGTCTTCATGCGCTTTTTTGATAAGGAAACTGGCAAGGCCATATCCGCGCCTCGTGACTGA
- a CDS encoding ABC transporter ATP-binding protein, whose product MIELKDVTKRYGLSTFGVRDLNFDVRDQEFLVIYGPSGAGKSTTLKLLAGILKPTSGDIIRDGVSLVGVAPESRDMAMAFENYALYSHMSVRDNLAFPLRAREMSKAEIDERVDRTARTLQITDLLDRRPGFLSGGQRQRVALGRAIIRPANLYLLDEPIGHLDAKLRNRMRGELKAMSADMNATIVLVTTASREALALGDRIAILREGHLQQIGTPNEVYYQPVNEFVASFVGEPPMSFLDITPKGDDGKLFFQIQDCDDCLEVPPQLAQHLNGEKEGYRLGVRASEITVASQQDTDHQVAGEVYIVEHMGYCNIISAKLGNGLIRVITEPTVVPNRRESIWLSLKAENMHLFYKTKAIQHPSGKLNGRHSNGEMAEAR is encoded by the coding sequence ATGATCGAATTAAAGGACGTCACCAAGCGTTATGGTCTTTCGACCTTTGGAGTACGCGACCTCAATTTTGATGTTCGCGACCAGGAATTCCTGGTTATCTACGGTCCATCCGGTGCTGGGAAGAGCACAACCCTAAAGCTCCTGGCAGGAATATTAAAACCCACAAGCGGCGATATCATTCGGGATGGTGTGTCATTGGTTGGTGTCGCCCCTGAAAGCCGCGACATGGCCATGGCCTTTGAGAACTATGCCCTATACTCGCACATGTCCGTGCGTGACAACCTGGCTTTCCCCTTACGTGCCAGGGAGATGTCAAAGGCAGAGATTGATGAGCGCGTGGATCGAACGGCTCGCACACTGCAGATCACTGATCTGCTCGACCGGCGCCCCGGATTTCTAAGTGGCGGCCAGCGACAGAGAGTGGCCTTAGGCCGTGCCATCATCCGCCCAGCCAACCTGTACCTGCTCGACGAGCCCATTGGACACCTGGATGCTAAACTCCGTAACCGCATGCGCGGTGAGCTCAAAGCCATGTCTGCTGACATGAATGCCACCATCGTGCTCGTCACAACGGCCTCGCGTGAGGCGCTGGCACTCGGTGACCGGATCGCCATCCTGCGCGAGGGTCACTTACAGCAGATTGGTACACCCAATGAAGTTTATTACCAACCCGTGAATGAGTTTGTTGCTTCCTTCGTTGGCGAGCCACCCATGAGCTTTTTGGACATCACACCCAAAGGTGATGATGGAAAGCTTTTCTTCCAGATTCAGGATTGCGATGACTGTCTGGAGGTGCCCCCGCAGCTGGCGCAGCACTTGAATGGTGAGAAAGAAGGTTATCGGCTCGGAGTACGTGCTTCTGAGATCACCGTGGCATCTCAGCAAGATACGGATCACCAGGTAGCGGGTGAGGTTTACATCGTTGAGCACATGGGTTATTGCAATATTATCTCTGCCAAATTGGGTAATGGTTTAATACGCGTGATCACTGAGCCAACGGTGGTTCCCAATCGCCGTGAGTCCATCTGGCTATCGTTAAAAGCAGAGAACATGCATCTATTCTACAAAACCAAGGCCATTCAGCATCCATCCGGCAAGCTGAATGGGAGGCATTCTAACGGCGAAATGGCAGAAGCGAGGTAA
- a CDS encoding carbohydrate ABC transporter permease: MLQQRNSKAFEILRYALIIGFLSVSLFPILWLILTSFKPATDIMVSPPHFIFKPTLDNYRYALHQANFLVFVKNTILVAVTSTIIVIVLSALASYSFARYNPGGGNILFFILTTKMFPAIAVVLPYFLIFKEIGNTAVGNFLQVGLDKPGALIISYTMFNLPFAIWLMVSFFQDIPRELEDSARLDGYNRLQVLRKVVLPLAMPGIAVTAIFCLLFSWNEFLFAYILTRDAARTITVGVESFFTLRGILWGPVAAAATISVLPMLIFVLILQRYMVRGLTFGAVRG; encoded by the coding sequence ATGTTACAACAACGGAATTCTAAAGCCTTCGAAATTCTACGATATGCACTCATCATAGGATTTCTATCTGTCTCACTCTTTCCTATTCTCTGGCTCATCCTCACATCTTTCAAGCCGGCCACCGATATTATGGTGTCGCCACCCCACTTCATCTTCAAGCCAACCCTTGACAACTACAGGTATGCCCTCCATCAGGCTAATTTTCTGGTTTTCGTAAAGAATACGATCCTTGTTGCAGTCACTTCGACCATCATCGTGATCGTATTGAGTGCGCTTGCCTCATATAGCTTTGCCCGTTACAACCCGGGTGGTGGAAATATCCTGTTCTTCATCCTGACGACAAAAATGTTCCCGGCTATTGCCGTCGTACTACCTTACTTTCTGATATTCAAAGAAATCGGCAATACCGCGGTGGGTAATTTCCTGCAAGTAGGCCTTGATAAGCCTGGAGCGTTAATTATCAGCTACACCATGTTCAACCTACCGTTTGCCATCTGGCTGATGGTCTCCTTCTTCCAGGATATCCCACGCGAGCTGGAAGATTCGGCTCGCCTGGATGGCTACAACCGCTTGCAGGTGCTCAGGAAGGTGGTGCTTCCTCTGGCGATGCCTGGTATCGCAGTTACAGCCATCTTCTGCTTACTCTTCTCGTGGAATGAGTTTCTTTTTGCCTACATCCTTACCCGCGATGCGGCCCGTACCATCACTGTGGGCGTCGAATCCTTCTTCACCCTACGCGGAATTTTGTGGGGTCCTGTGGCAGCCGCTGCAACGATCAGCGTGTTGCCCATGTTGATCTTTGTGCTCATCTTACAGCGCTATATGGTGCGCGGCCTCACCTTCGGGGCTGTCCGAGGCTAA
- a CDS encoding sugar ABC transporter permease → MESLAIKNSRSTKKTRRTISDNWYSVLLIAPAMIIILFFALVPLFYAIDVSFRQADLTMGGIQGFVGLRNYREVLHEEYFWQSVGTTLKFTFFAIVIEMGLGIVLAFLISGATKGKGLIRSLLILPLATAPAVTGLFWRYLYDTQFGVYNYFLKILGLPWQPNWLGDIKLGLWSVIIFDVWLWVPFVALIVLAGLQSLPKEPFEAAELDGASTTRVLRTLTFPMLSPVLILVFILRTIDCLRLYDSVATLTRGGPGSVTETLTYYLYRQGLVFFRMDYASTMALLFMFAVILASGYALRPLLARLAKRAGQR, encoded by the coding sequence ATGGAATCATTAGCAATCAAGAATTCCAGGTCGACCAAAAAGACCCGAAGAACCATATCAGATAATTGGTATTCGGTGCTGCTGATTGCGCCGGCCATGATCATTATCCTGTTTTTTGCCCTCGTACCGCTTTTCTATGCGATCGATGTATCATTCCGCCAGGCTGACCTTACCATGGGCGGTATCCAGGGGTTCGTTGGTTTACGAAACTATCGGGAAGTACTGCACGAGGAGTATTTTTGGCAATCGGTGGGCACAACCTTGAAGTTCACCTTCTTTGCCATCGTCATTGAAATGGGGCTCGGGATCGTCCTCGCCTTTTTGATTTCAGGCGCGACGAAGGGCAAGGGTTTGATTCGCAGTCTGTTGATTCTTCCTCTCGCAACAGCGCCGGCAGTTACGGGTCTTTTCTGGAGGTATTTGTATGACACCCAGTTTGGTGTCTACAACTACTTTTTAAAAATACTCGGCTTGCCATGGCAGCCCAACTGGCTGGGTGACATCAAGCTGGGCCTGTGGAGTGTGATCATCTTCGATGTCTGGCTGTGGGTGCCGTTTGTAGCTCTAATCGTTCTGGCGGGCTTGCAATCTCTGCCTAAAGAGCCTTTTGAAGCGGCTGAGCTGGATGGCGCTTCCACAACTCGAGTTTTACGCACTCTCACTTTCCCCATGCTGTCACCTGTGCTCATCCTGGTATTTATCTTGCGGACGATTGACTGCCTGCGTCTTTATGATAGCGTAGCCACTCTGACCCGCGGCGGACCGGGCTCTGTGACGGAGACGTTGACGTATTACCTCTACCGCCAGGGTCTGGTATTTTTCCGTATGGATTATGCTTCGACCATGGCCTTGCTCTTTATGTTTGCTGTGATCCTGGCAAGTGGCTATGCCCTCAGGCCCTTACTTGCCCGGCTCGCCAAGCGTGCTGGACAAAGATAA
- a CDS encoding ABC transporter substrate-binding protein, translating into MVLAACGTKATTTAPETAAPATTTEPVATTCNDADRVPITWSTIAGFYTDAMTAIVSDFEAENCVKVTIVGIDNAQLYDKQIIEAVGETGAYDVYNIETAEKAGFAENGYILPMDDYIAANPDKVAYDDIAPVLAEITTKYKGHIWGLPYYTYTQGNFFRQDLFDDPTEQAAFKAKYGYDLAAPQTWEQTKDIAEFFTRKSGETLKGETLTKDFYGIGLMAGRFQEIQDELSGMILYKGSDWLGADGSILVKDAGNEWALDWYVNDLLPYAPPAALTVTYDGVMNQMQDCQIAMTANFFLDQWPNAANTENTCPGAKMGIGTGIENTTYIGAFLMGVSSSSKHPKEAMDFVAYVAGKAAQTKFASMGGSTTRVSVLTDPQFNTPESWPKTGHFAYLLKVFDNMKNTVSNLFFSPYGAKLYNAMGPIYHQAAAGEKTPEATLQELYDEFVKICGGDTCSVFR; encoded by the coding sequence ATGGTACTGGCTGCTTGCGGAACCAAGGCAACTACCACTGCTCCGGAGACTGCCGCACCGGCGACAACAACCGAACCTGTAGCCACCACCTGTAACGATGCCGACCGGGTGCCCATCACCTGGTCGACCATTGCCGGGTTCTATACCGATGCCATGACGGCCATCGTGAGTGACTTTGAAGCCGAGAACTGCGTGAAGGTGACCATTGTTGGTATCGACAATGCCCAGCTGTATGACAAGCAGATCATCGAGGCTGTGGGAGAGACGGGTGCTTACGACGTGTACAACATCGAGACCGCTGAGAAGGCTGGTTTCGCTGAGAACGGCTACATTCTGCCGATGGATGACTACATCGCTGCCAATCCTGATAAGGTGGCCTATGATGATATTGCGCCCGTACTGGCAGAAATCACCACCAAGTACAAAGGCCACATCTGGGGTCTGCCGTACTACACCTATACCCAAGGTAACTTCTTCCGGCAGGACCTATTCGATGACCCGACCGAGCAGGCAGCCTTCAAAGCCAAATATGGCTATGACCTGGCCGCACCCCAGACGTGGGAGCAGACCAAGGATATCGCTGAATTCTTCACCCGCAAGTCAGGCGAGACCCTGAAGGGTGAAACACTGACCAAGGACTTCTACGGGATCGGCCTGATGGCTGGACGGTTCCAGGAGATCCAGGACGAGCTCTCCGGCATGATCCTGTACAAGGGTAGTGACTGGCTGGGAGCTGATGGCTCAATCTTGGTTAAGGATGCAGGAAACGAGTGGGCTTTGGACTGGTACGTGAATGATCTGCTGCCCTATGCTCCACCGGCAGCTCTGACCGTGACCTATGACGGTGTGATGAACCAGATGCAGGACTGCCAGATCGCCATGACAGCCAACTTCTTCCTGGATCAGTGGCCGAACGCAGCCAACACTGAGAACACCTGCCCGGGTGCCAAGATGGGCATCGGGACTGGTATTGAGAATACCACATACATCGGTGCATTCCTGATGGGTGTGTCGAGCTCGTCGAAGCACCCGAAGGAAGCCATGGACTTTGTGGCCTACGTGGCTGGTAAAGCAGCCCAGACCAAGTTTGCATCCATGGGTGGATCAACGACCCGCGTCAGTGTACTGACTGACCCGCAGTTCAATACCCCTGAAAGCTGGCCGAAGACCGGGCACTTTGCTTACCTGTTGAAGGTGTTTGATAACATGAAGAACACCGTGTCCAATCTGTTCTTCAGCCCGTACGGCGCCAAGCTGTACAATGCCATGGGACCGATCTACCACCAGGCAGCGGCAGGAGAAAAGACGCCGGAGGCGACCCTCCAGGAGCTGTACGACGAGTTTGTCAAGATCTGTGGCGGAGATACATGCTCCGTGTTTAGATAA
- a CDS encoding TIGR00268 family protein — MILEEKYENLKKLLSEMQSVIVAYSGGVDSTLLLKIAHDVLGEHAIALTAVSASMPRSDLDESRQIAELLGVKQVIVEGHELADPRYTENTPNRCYFCKQNVYTTMVEYSVQHGYRYILDGTNADDLNDHRPGRQAALEKGLRSPLMEVGLTKADIRALARQFKLPNWNKPSAACLSSRIPYGTPIEISTLHQIEQAEHILRQMGFSQVRVRYHNQIARIEMEPADFTIALEKRLEIASRIKELGFLYITLDLNGFRSGSMNEVLERNG; from the coding sequence ATGATCCTTGAAGAGAAGTATGAAAATCTAAAAAAACTGCTCAGTGAAATGCAATCGGTGATTGTGGCTTATTCCGGGGGCGTCGATAGTACCCTGCTGCTTAAAATCGCTCACGATGTCCTTGGTGAACACGCAATTGCATTAACTGCCGTTTCGGCCAGCATGCCCAGAAGTGATCTAGATGAGTCTCGCCAAATTGCCGAGCTTCTCGGTGTTAAACAGGTAATCGTCGAAGGCCATGAATTAGCAGACCCGCGCTATACAGAAAACACGCCAAACCGGTGTTATTTTTGTAAACAGAATGTATACACCACGATGGTTGAATACTCCGTACAACACGGCTATCGGTATATCCTGGATGGAACAAATGCTGATGATCTGAATGACCATCGGCCAGGCAGGCAAGCGGCATTAGAAAAAGGCTTGCGCAGCCCTCTGATGGAAGTCGGTCTCACAAAGGCTGATATTCGGGCTCTGGCCCGCCAATTTAAACTGCCGAACTGGAATAAGCCTTCCGCTGCCTGCTTATCCTCACGTATCCCGTACGGAACCCCGATCGAGATTTCCACTCTGCATCAGATAGAACAGGCCGAGCATATCCTTCGCCAAATGGGTTTTTCACAGGTGCGGGTTCGCTATCATAACCAGATCGCCCGTATAGAAATGGAGCCGGCGGACTTTACCATCGCCTTGGAAAAACGGCTTGAAATTGCCAGCCGAATAAAAGAATTGGGGTTTTTATACATCACCCTTGATTTGAATGGATTCAGGTCGGGAAGCATGAATGAGGTTCTAGAGAGAAATGGATAA
- a CDS encoding 1-(5-phosphoribosyl)-5-amino-4-imidazole-carboxylate carboxylase, whose product MDNIKIRQILTDLSNQQIDIDSALNLLRDFPYADLGYARLDSHRALRKGAGEVVFCEYKTPEQVASIFERIKQLHGKVMGTRVSAEMAKFVRLQLPEAHYDAISRLLVLQDDLPIPPDDAQPMVAVITGGTADIPVAEEAVQTLEFLGQKVVRVYDVGVAGLHRLLDQRDVLMNADVIISIAGMEGALTSVVAGLVACPVIGVPTSVGYGSSFGGLAPLLAMLNSCAPGVAVVNIDNGFGAAQMAFAILERIRVNCTKGT is encoded by the coding sequence ATGGATAATATCAAAATACGGCAGATCCTCACGGATTTATCTAATCAGCAAATCGATATTGATAGTGCGTTGAACCTGCTTCGAGACTTTCCCTACGCCGATTTGGGCTATGCCAGGTTGGATTCGCATCGCGCATTACGCAAGGGTGCGGGGGAGGTGGTTTTTTGCGAGTACAAGACACCCGAGCAGGTAGCTTCCATTTTTGAGCGGATAAAGCAATTGCATGGAAAGGTGATGGGCACGCGAGTCTCTGCTGAGATGGCCAAATTTGTCAGGCTACAGCTACCGGAAGCGCATTATGATGCCATCTCACGCCTGCTCGTCTTGCAAGATGATCTACCTATACCCCCCGATGATGCGCAACCAATGGTAGCCGTCATCACGGGTGGAACTGCGGATATTCCAGTGGCCGAGGAAGCGGTACAGACGCTGGAATTCTTGGGTCAAAAAGTCGTGCGCGTCTATGACGTCGGCGTTGCGGGATTGCACCGTTTACTCGACCAGAGAGACGTCCTCATGAATGCCGATGTAATCATTTCCATCGCAGGGATGGAAGGAGCCTTAACCAGCGTCGTCGCCGGATTGGTTGCCTGCCCGGTGATTGGAGTGCCAACCAGCGTGGGCTACGGCAGCAGTTTTGGCGGCCTGGCACCTTTGCTGGCAATGCTAAATTCCTGTGCCCCCGGTGTGGCCGTAGTGAATATTGACAATGGCTTTGGCGCCGCCCAAATGGCTTTCGCCATCCTTGAGCGAATAAGAGTCAATTGTACAAAAGGAACCTAG
- a CDS encoding TIGR00299 family protein, giving the protein MKIGYLDCPSGISGDMFLSALVDCGAPLDDIKERLALLPIQGFKITSKRVNKAGLTAIQVDVLVDDRVTERKLAEIINLILQSPLSENIKGKAVEVFRRIGEVEALIHGLEVEEIHLHELGGLDTIVDVVGVLLGMELLGIDRLIASPLPLGSGTIQSAHGTLPLPAPASLALLKGVPIHGSEINKELVTPTGAALLTSLVQEFGIIPAMRLEKIGYGAGKRDLPTPNVLRLLIGESMEPTLSSYSLQTEKLVCLECNIDNMNPEIYSYLSERLFNTGALDVSLTPVYMKKNRPGSLVTVLCTEDDTEKLMEIIFSETTTLGIRKYSVDRYSVERHITQVSTPYGAVNIKFSKKGDKSWNYTPEYEDCRRLALQHNIPIQKIYRAAEFAAEEHLQNLFLAE; this is encoded by the coding sequence ATGAAAATCGGCTATCTCGATTGCCCATCAGGTATCAGCGGAGATATGTTCTTAAGTGCCCTGGTGGATTGTGGCGCTCCGCTTGATGATATAAAAGAGCGCTTAGCTCTCTTGCCTATTCAGGGTTTCAAAATTACCTCCAAGCGGGTTAATAAGGCGGGATTGACCGCAATCCAGGTTGATGTGCTGGTAGATGATCGGGTTACAGAACGCAAGTTGGCAGAGATAATCAACCTCATTTTGCAAAGCCCATTGTCTGAAAATATCAAGGGGAAGGCAGTGGAAGTATTTCGAAGGATTGGTGAGGTCGAGGCCCTGATCCATGGCTTGGAAGTAGAAGAAATACATTTACATGAGCTTGGGGGCTTGGACACGATTGTCGACGTGGTGGGAGTCTTGCTGGGTATGGAATTACTCGGAATTGATAGGCTCATTGCCTCACCGCTCCCCCTCGGCTCAGGCACTATCCAATCGGCTCATGGAACGCTCCCATTACCTGCACCAGCTTCCCTGGCTTTATTAAAAGGTGTTCCCATCCATGGAAGCGAGATAAATAAAGAACTGGTTACACCGACCGGCGCAGCCTTATTAACCAGCCTGGTGCAGGAATTTGGCATCATTCCAGCCATGCGGTTAGAGAAAATTGGTTATGGCGCAGGTAAACGGGATTTACCAACCCCCAACGTTTTACGCTTATTGATCGGGGAAAGCATGGAACCAACCTTGTCCAGTTATTCATTGCAGACAGAGAAATTGGTATGCCTCGAATGCAATATCGATAACATGAATCCTGAAATTTACTCGTATCTCTCCGAAAGGCTTTTTAATACCGGTGCGCTGGATGTTTCTCTTACGCCTGTTTATATGAAGAAGAATCGCCCGGGCTCTCTGGTCACGGTGCTGTGTACCGAAGATGACACAGAGAAATTAATGGAAATCATTTTTTCCGAAACTACCACATTGGGTATACGCAAATATTCTGTTGATCGCTATTCAGTGGAACGGCACATCACGCAGGTGAGCACACCTTATGGGGCAGTGAACATCAAATTTTCGAAAAAGGGCGATAAAAGCTGGAACTACACACCCGAGTATGAGGATTGCAGACGATTAGCCTTACAACACAATATCCCCATCCAAAAAATATATCGAGCTGCGGAATTTGCTGCGGAAGAGCATCTTCAAAACCTGTTTCTAGCTGAATAA